Below is a genomic region from Sorghum bicolor cultivar BTx623 chromosome 9, Sorghum_bicolor_NCBIv3, whole genome shotgun sequence.
TGTCTCCATCGAGTGTACATTTCTGTTTCAATGCTTGGAGTTTGAATCCTTGAGCGCTTTCACACAGCAGGATCTGAAAAGAGTATAGTCTATAAAACTGGTATCAGCTCTGTACAGTATATATGTGTTATCTTTTGGAGCTGTCACTCACTACATTGGGCATCACAACTTATGTATCCCCCCAGTTGCAAATTCTCACAGATAAGTAAAGGGAATAAATGGCCAAAATAAGTATCAGTCTAATATTTTGTTTGAGTGTGATTTCTTTCTTATGTGATGCTACAGGATTCTCCCATGAACTTGATTTGCTGAGCTTTCAGTTTGTGTTCTCATTCTGTTACATAACACCAGAGACTTTGGTTTGCCAAGTTCAGatacaatattagtttcggccATGGAGAGATCAAACATTGCATTGTTTCAATTGTAAATGAGAATCCATAGCTACAAAATCTGGGCGCGGTCAATCTAAGCTCAATGTTTTTCACAATTTTGAACTTTGAGCTATGTACATTATCGATTGGTTTGTCTTTTCATAACAATGTAGATGAGTGTCATGCTATACGGAGGGGTTGCAAAATGAGCTTGTCTACCTTCCTGTTGGATTCATAGAAAAGGCAACAAGTTCAGTTTGCTGATGCTTGTATGAGGCAGTTCTGTTTCATTTGATTCATGCCTTGTTCTAGTTTCTTGAAATACTGACTATTTGATCATAATGGTTTCACGGAACCCAAATCCTTGTTCCAAATTATGAAGGAAAGCTAATTCAGTTTGCTTTCAGGGATCCTTGTCCAGCTTCCACTTCCTAAGCACATCAATGAAGAAAAGATACTGAACGAGATCAGCATTGAAAAAGATGTTGATGGGTTTCATCCTCTCAATATTGGCAAGCTTGCAATGAAAGGCAGAGAGCCACTGTTCCAACCATGTACACCAAAGGTATTGGAACAATTGGTACAGCATTTCTGTACCCTACAGTAGAACACTTTATTGGTGTTGCTGTTTTCACTTGCGATCCCTAATCTTAGTATCTGTTTTTCCTTCAAGGGATGCATGGAGCTCTTGTCAAGGAGTGGAGTCACTGTTAAAGGTAAACGGGCAGTTGTGGTTGGACGCAGCAACATTGTCGGGTTACCTGTATCCCTGCTTCTTCTGAAGGAAGATGCGACTGTATCTATTGTGCACTCACGGACCCCTGATCCAGAAAGCATTGTACGCGAAGCTGACATAGTCATTGCAGCAGCTGGGCAGGCTATGATGGTATGTAGCTACTGCAACAAATTCTCACAGTATGATGCAATATCCATTGCCCATTGCTCACTGAGTCACTGTGCTCTTTTCTTGGCTGTCAGATCAAAGGGGATTGGATCAAGCCAGGTGCTGCGGTCATCGATGTTGGGACAAACTCTGTTGATGACCCTACCCGGAAGTCTGGGTACCGACTTGTTGGCGATGTAGATTTTGCAGCAGTGAGCAAGGTTGCTGGTTACCTGACTCCGGTTCCAGGAGGCGTTGGCCCAATGACGGTTGCTATGCTGCTGAAGAACACGGTGGATGGGGCAAAGCGGGGAATAGTCGAGTAGGGCTTTCATCTCAGTTCTGATTGCTGTACAACCTGTATTGCAAGGATGTGAACTGACTGAAAAAGTGTGTTGATGTAACAATTTGTTCATCATTTTGGCTGTTTTAACTCCCCAAGAATAAGAATAATAGTCATAGTCATAGCAGCTTTCCTGTTTAATAAATGCAATGGAAAAAAAAAGGGTTGCTGGTTTTGCTGCTGCTCCAAATTGCAGGCGTCAGGGAAGGGTGGTGGCGGTGTTTATAGATGTAGGAGAAACACATGGAAAACTATATAATTCCAATTTCTAAGGATTTAGTTCCTGTAGTAGCCTTTGGTTCATAGGAATAAGTCACATGAAAACTAAAGGAAAAAACTCTTTCCCTCTGATTCCATAAAAAATTCTAGTAAGCACCTTATAAGGTTTTTACACCGTAAAAAAATGTTTCTAAGCTTCTAAAAGTtctagaaaatcctagaaacctATGGCATTGATTTTTAACGTTACAAAGGTTTATGGCATTCATTTTTTATCACAGGCTCTTGCACAATGCCACATACATAGGCAGATTCTTATAAATGTTAACGTGACGCTTAGTTGACAAATCATGAAAACATcataaaattaattaaaatgTGACATGTTAAAAGCCCATGTAGTAGGCAGGCTTATAATGGGTCACGCCCATTGTTTGGGCTGATTTTTTTAATcacattatttttttagaaaaaagtctacttttccACCCTAACTTTTACGAAAGTTCGTTTTCCCCCCTCAACTCCAAAACCAGACAAACCACCTCCCTTAATTTTTCAAACCGTGCATTTTACCTCCCTGGAGCAATTTCGAAGGCGGTTTAGCTACAGTGAACAGTGGTTTTGCTATAGCgacggtggttttgtcttttttttttaaattatttcggctgaatttttttaaaaaatatagtaaatcacagaaaaatcataaaatagaaattactaAAATATTATACTAAAACATCATATATTTTACTGCGTAGATATGCTCATGTGGAgtttaaaaaattatatttaatgtttttgtAAAGCATACTATTTATACTAATGTTTTTGTAAATCATAAAAATTAGTTTTTTTCTAttctatgatttttatgtgatttactatgatttttcaaaaaatcagccgaaataattaaaaaagaaaaagacaaaaccaccgtcACCGTAGCGAAAGCGCCTTCGAAACCGCTCGAGGGAGGTAAAATGCAGGGTGGCGAACCACATCAAGTATGTCTTGCAATCCGGTTTTGGAGTTGAGGGAGAAAAAATGAACTTTCATGAAAGTTGGGGGGAGTAAAAGtagacttttttccttttttttatataattttcagCCCAAATTTTTATTATGTACATCCCAGAAATATTCAATGCAGCCCAGTCCATGCACATGTGTTTCTCTTGGCCCATCACATACTAGGCCAAACTCATTAGTCCTATTATGATCAGGCACAATTGCAAATGACCAAGCCATTTAAACAATCACCTTTTCTAATCAAGCGAGGTGCTGCGGTCGTCGAAGATGCTGAGACCAACCCGTCGGCGATGTGGATTTCGCAGAGGTGAGCAAGGTCGCCGGTTTCCAGACTCCAGTTCCGGGAGGCGCTGGCCCCGTGATGGTGGCGATGCTGCTCAAGAACACCGTGGATGCCGCAAAGCAGGGCCGGCGAATATGCAAGGATGCCAAGTGACTCACAAACTGTGTGAGCTGGTGTAGCGTTCTCCATTGTACTATTTTGGTTGTTTCAACTCAGATCAAGAATCAGAACGATGTCCTGGACTCATTCCTGGTTAATAAATGCAATGGAAAAAAAAAGCTTTGTTGCTGTTCTAATCACATGTGACAAAAAACCATTTCATTTCTCAAGTACAAAAAGAATATAATTCACAATATATCGCAGCCTGATTCATCAACAGCATAATGCATTGGGATTCGAATGACCATAACAAGTGGCTCTCTGCCAACCCCACTGAAACATTCCAATCAGTTTAAACTAATAATGCTCCAATGTCATTCCCCCCCTAATTGACTTTGCCTCAATTCGATGTCAAAAGATGATATCAACACCTAAAATTTCCCTCTTAGGGTCTACTCAATCTGTTCTTCAGCTCTTGAACAAAATCCTTCCTATCAACCTCGTATTCCTGGTTGGCTTCAACATCCTTCAACTTCACAGTTCCTTTCTGCAACTCGGACTCGCCGACTAGCACCATCCATGGAATGCTTGATTGCAAGGCATACTTGATGTGGTTCGCCACCCTGGTAGTGAGCTTGAACTCTGCCTTTATCCCAGCACTCCACAGCTCGCTCACTAGCTCGGCAGCTAGTGTAAGGTCCTTTCCCAGAATTGACACCAGCACCTCTGTCTCTGTAGGCCGGATCTTCTACAGTTCAAGAAAAAATTATTAAGTTAGTACAAGTACCCTTGAAAGAAGAAGGATAAAATGATAGAGCGCAAAAGTAcctcatttttttctttctcctgCTGCTCCATGATTGCAAAGACTCTCTCAATTCCAAGGCTCACACCGACAGCAGGGATTTGCTTCCCGCTAAACATACCCACAAGGTTGTCGTACCGGCCACCAGCAGCGATGGAGCCAACCTGTTGCCAAATATAGTTAGTACAGGAATACACTAAAATGGTCTTTCATCTCTTTGAGagttactccctctgtccctgaaagcttcaacttctagagttgtcctaagtcaaacttttaaaagtttgaccgaATTTCTACAAAAAgacgctaagatttatagtaccaaattaataccattggatttatcatagaatatattttcataagatactcattttatgtcatagatactgcttttctataaagttgatcaaactcaaaaaagtttgactggcacggattctaggagttgaagtttccagggacagagggagtatacaAAAGGGTGTGCATAACTGCATATGTGATGACAGATGTAAAAGACATCAAATGAATTGCCAATAAAtggattttttataaaaaaaaatctatgtATTGAGTTGATAAATAATAACACTATGCTTTAAGATCCAGAGTACTGACAAATTAACTTGAACATCACTGTCCAGTGATAAGTAATAATTTCTAACCTGAGCTGCACCCTTGAAAACAGCTTCATATATGACACCAGTGTAGTAATCAAGGCCCCTGGCCAAACTTAAATCAAAAACTATCTTGTCTATTGCATTTGCTTTATCCAGAGCCTTGAACAATATTTCCAGCTCATTCAGTGCAGCAACAGATCCTTCATTATTCATAAACTTGCTGCCCTCCTTTCTCAACCCCATCAAAACTTCCAATGGGGGCCCTCTAGTCTTCACTAAATTGCCAATTTCATCTGCGGTTTCATTTGATATACCTTTCTCATCGACCTAATTGAACACAAAAAACAGTTAGGACTATGCTCAACATATCTACAACTTATTAAGGCGGCATAATAAAACACATATATAATGAACCCTCAACCGAAACCAATTAGTCCAGATGCTTACCAGTTCCTTCTTAACCTGTTCGAATGTTTGCTTGTCCAGCTTGTCAATACTTGAGCAAACTGTTCTGAATTTTTGAGGAGGCACACCACAAATCTCCAACATTCCATCAAGCAACTTTCTGTGATTTAATTTTATCTCATACGTGCCTATATCCAGCTGATTCAGCAATTCAGTCAAAACTTTGATGACCTCAAAGTCCGGTTCCATAGGTTCATATACACCAGCAATGTCAAAGTCACATTGGTAGAATTCTCGGTACCTTCCCTTAGATGGATTATCTCTCCTATACACTTTTGCTATCTGGTATCTCTTCAGTGCACTTATGCTATTCATGGCAACATACCGGGCAAATGGAACAGTCAGATCATATCGCAAAGAGCAAAGCTCACCACCCTGCATgttattttaaaagtaaaacgtCAAACCACAATTATGAGGGCACCATCTAAGGAAAACACTGCAACAAATGAATAGGCTGAGTGCCCTATATACTGGCAATGATATCATTAGCCTTCTGCATGATCTATAGGAAAAACAAGTACATGACAAATCACAGCATGAACATGAATTTTCTGCCAAGTAACACCTGTTTACCAAGCTAAAATGTAAGAGGACACTGAGACAATACCTGATCAGCCAAGTCATATATCAATTTTGAGTCTTCACCATATTTGCCCATAAGGGTTTCTCTCAGCTCAAATACAGGTGTATCAAGTGCAGTAGCACCGTGCATCTTGAATACACTAGTTATAATTGAAAATGCTCGCTCCCTTATCGCCATTTGCTCTTTCCCAAAGTCACGTGTACCCTAACAGGAGTAAGCATAAACATTTAGAAAAGTGAGGAAAAGGGAACAGCATTACAATCTGAGTACCACTAATCAGACCATATAAATAAAACAGTACTGTCTGTGAATAATATGATTCTCACCTTAGGAATTTTAGGCAATCTCCTGACTTCATTGCTCTCAACAATCTCCTTCACTTTCTCCACAAGGGACTCCAATCCGGGACATTTGGGATCAAATAGCAATGAGAGAGAGGTTGCCCACTCTGCAACCATCACAGAATTCACGGAAGCAACAGTACTTCCATTTGTCACATGGTCCCTAAGCAGCATCAGCACAGCAGCAGTGCCCTTCCCCAAagttttcttcttcttgctcttcttgtCACCCTTTCCTTTGTCCCCACCAGCCATTGGCTTCTCAGTTGAACTGGCTGCTTCATTCTCAGCAGCAGCTTGTGGCTTCTCAATTGAACTGTCTGCTTCAATCACTGCCATGGCCACAGCTGCTTCCCAGGCAAGAAAGTCCCTGAACTTGAGCAAGTGGTTGTACACCCCCTTCAAGACCGACACAGCATCTGAATCAATCAAAACCTTGTCAAGCATCCCCTTCAAATCATCAACACTAACGCCACCAGTAAGCTTCTCCCGAAGCTCGGCATCAGCAATGCTCTCCGCACAGAGCCTTGCCCGGGCAACGCTCAGCTTGCACAGTGCCTGCACAGCTCTAGCGAGCTGCGTGGCCAGCACCACCAATGCCTCCTCCTTTCCCTCGCCGGTTTGACTAGCATCCCTCTTCCCCAATTTCACGGGCGCATTGAGCTCGATGCGCACTAAGGCGTGCAGCGCCCGCACCGCCTGGCGGAAGATCCCGTTGAGGGCGGGCACCTTGGCGAACGTGGCCGCGGCGGGTGCACCACCCCCAGCAGCGCCGACAAGCTTGGAGCCGAAGACGAGCACCTTGATATCGGCGGCGACGTCGGCCTCGTCCTTGGCGGAGAGCCCGTCGCCAGAGCCCGGCACGTCGAAGGCCGCGGCATCCCCGCGCGCGGCCTCGCACGACAGCGCGGCGACGGCGTCGGCGACGCGTGCCAGCGGCGCGGCGCAGCAGTCGATCAGCGCCGCGAGCGCGACGGCGGCGGGCGCGGACGCCGCGGCCACCGCGGCCTCGTCGCGGGAGCCCAGCGGCAGCGCGGCGGCGAGGTCGAGCGAGCCCGCGAGGCGGGCGGCCGTGGCGGCGGTGACGAGCGCGGAGGCGGAGTCGGACGCGGTCAGGACCAGCTTGTTCAGCagcaccgccgcggcggcgcgggaCTCGGCGGGCGCCAGCGACGCGatggcggcggcgagcggcgcggGGGTCTCCTGCGGCGAGGGCGCGCGGGTCGAGAGCGACTTTTGCGCGGCGGCGTCGATGCCTGGGGCGGCGACGCCGAGGGAGAGCGCGTAGACGGCGGCCGGCGACAGGGTCGCGCCCTTGCCGCCGAGCATGACGGTggcgttggcggcggcggcggcggtggacgCCATTGGGTGCCGATACTAAACCCTAGCGCGGGAGGAGGAAAGGGATTCGCGATCTGATCCGATGGACGGTATGGATGCGCTGTCATCTTAAACTCTGGAGAGAGAAGAAAACGTCACTGTTGCATAATTACGTTGTGTCCAAAGCCTtatagttcgcaaaaattttcaagattccccgtcatatcgaatctttggtcgtatgcatggagcattaaatatagacgaaaataaaaactaattgcacagtttacctgtaatttgtgagatgaatcttttgagcctagttattccGTAATTGGACaacgtttgtcaaataaaaacaaaatactacagtggcaaaaaacaaaaaattttgcgaactaaacaaggccttgactgCCTCAATTGCCAAGTCACTGCCATTCTTTTTGAAAGAATCGAGAAGGTAATTTGATCAAAATTCACACAAATGTAGAATCAAGTGCAATAAGCAAAGGGAGTAATGTTGAATTGAAGGAAATCATGATTCATATAACATCAATACATCTCTCTCCAAAAAAGTCTTTTATGTCCTCTAGGGAAGATACTCGTTTAGCCATTCTGGCGCTGCCTCCCTTTCTTCGCTCCATCAACCATTTTCTTCACTCCACCAACCATTTTGATGTCGTTCAAGCACGTCATTGAAAGTCTTTTCAGTTCCATAAACATTTGTGTTTAAAGCATCTTTAAGATTTTTCTATTCATCTCCCTATAGTTAAAATTATAGTTTATATGTAACAAAAAGCCACCCTCCAACAGCCCACCCTATTCAACATCCTATATCTATTGTTATCCTAATTCCAAATCatcctctctctcacacacacacacacaaaatgaGATGCCATGTTGTTGATCCTATATTATTTGTGATAGGGTGACTATTGAAAGAATAGAAAAGTTTCGAGTTTTTTTTTGTAGAATATACTCTTTACGGGAATTAAGATTAGATAAACTTTTGGAAATGCTCTCAGTAAACCTCTAAGAAAGAATGAAATTCTCGATGAATTCTCAACTTGTCTAATTTTTTAATCTAAACTTTGTTCGCTTGAACTTTTCACCTAGAATTTTACGGCAACCAACAGTTATAAATATGAGTATATTTTTTGGTTATAGTCAGTTACATGATACTGTGCTAGAATTGTGTTGTTTTATGAATCGAGGATGTAGCATGCAATTTTCAGAATCGAGTTCCTACCAGGATCAAGAAAGGTTTACAAAAaggactaagagcatctccaacaacttggtaaaattcacttgtcaaatcttgagttatagcaagttgctaatttgtttagcaaaagaaaaaaaggtatgtctccaataagttgctattctcacCTGGTAAAAATAAaggatgacagatgggacccgctcacttggtaaaagaatatgtgtctccaacaagttgcgctcgggatagcaacttgggatagcaacttgacaaatctcggcaATAGAAACCTTTGGGTAGCAACTTGGAAAATTTAAcaagttgagataaggagttgttggaggatgatttttatgcttttagcaaatttaGTAGGATAAcatgttgaaataccaagttgttggaaatGCTCTTAGGCATGGTCCAGACAACTAGCACTTagcaccattttgcaaaacgtgTGCATAATAAGCGTAAATCCTCCCAAGTCACATCAAGTGTTACTAAACACCACTCTGTTACTGTCTTAGGTTtgatgattttttgttttttttgaaagatcgaTTTGATGAAACGTGGACCCTTTTCATCTACGGTTCAACTTAACCATCTCCGCACAAGCATTTCATGGCCTGGCTGAACGCAATCTACCCCCACTCCCCTCCTAAACCATGCCCACtaacttttttttccttttttttaggaACAACCATGCACACTAACTAAAATTAACTAACTGCCACCTCACAGGAGACCAGCCCACACTACAGATGATCCACTCTCCCAAGCTGGCCTCCCTCGCCCAGGCCCAACCAAACCAGCACAGCAGCCAACTCCTTCTTGCACATCTTGTTCGTTTGGTTGATAAAGCCACATCATAAAGTATCTttggctgatttgttatgagagaaaaatactgctgaatgatTAGCAGATTTGgctgagaaaaaaaaatgtcaCCATGCTGATATGGCACATCGCGACCAACTACTCTGAAACTGGGCCAACTCCTGCATCAACCTGAACTCTCGCCATATGGTAAACTCAGGCAGGAGGTTGCCACCACCTTATCCAGGTACTCTGCTCACCTCGTGGCCTCTGTCCCGGAAGACAGCTCCCTGGAAACCCTACAGATACCAGCTTCACATTTGACAAGGTGATTCAAGAAGCAATATAGTGGTGCTGTACCAACTACCAAGGGCAGGAGGATATCAGCGAGCATGCAATAGCAAACAGAGACATGCTGACAGAGGCTCTCAATCGCTCAGGACCATCAGACCAGGAGGATCACAATGACAGTTCAGTAGTATTTGACACCAGCATTCCTCATCATTAATCATCAAGATTTCACTCTTGttgaaattgatttttaagtcaGCCATCATCCCAATTTGACAGTTCAGTTCTTGGAACTTGTAAGCTGGAAGTTACTATCAGCTTGTCTTGTCTCCAAGATACTACGTAGTACACAAACACTATATGATCTATGCGAGCTGGAAGAAGCCTCTGGCGATGGTGCCATTGGCACCCCTGGGGAGGAACCCACCGGGGATCTGCTCGTTGCGGGAGCCGTAGAGGATGCGGAGCACCTCGGCGGGCGTGCGCTGGAACCCGAGCGAGTCCTCGCCGGCGCCGAGGATGTTACTGATGGTGCGCCGCTCCGCGCCCTGCTTCCGGTCCAGCACCTTGACCCCTTCGTCCTTATCCCCACACCCGGACATCCGGTTGCGCCAGTCGGAGATCCGCCGCGTGAAGTCGGCGACGGTGTGGCCCTGGTACGGCGGGACGAGCTCGTCGGCGCGCTGGTACAGCAGCAGCCGGATCACCGCGTCCTGCCCGGCCTCCACGGCCAGGATGCTGGCCTGGAGGCGCTTGGAGGCGTACCCCATCAGGGTGGGGCCGATgcccatggcggcggcggcggtgacgtGCGGGAACACGTAGGAGGCGAGGAGGAAGTTGACGGGCGCCG
It encodes:
- the LOC8075984 gene encoding histidine--tRNA ligase, cytoplasmic — encoded protein: MASTAAAAANATVMLGGKGATLSPAAVYALSLGVAAPGIDAAAQKSLSTRAPSPQETPAPLAAAIASLAPAESRAAAAVLLNKLVLTASDSASALVTAATAARLAGSLDLAAALPLGSRDEAAVAAASAPAAVALAALIDCCAAPLARVADAVAALSCEAARGDAAAFDVPGSGDGLSAKDEADVAADIKVLVFGSKLVGAAGGGAPAAATFAKVPALNGIFRQAVRALHALVRIELNAPVKLGKRDASQTGEGKEEALVVLATQLARAVQALCKLSVARARLCAESIADAELREKLTGGVSVDDLKGMLDKVLIDSDAVSVLKGVYNHLLKFRDFLAWEAAVAMAVIEADSSIEKPQAAAENEAASSTEKPMAGGDKGKGDKKSKKKKTLGKGTAAVLMLLRDHVTNGSTVASVNSVMVAEWATSLSLLFDPKCPGLESLVEKVKEIVESNEVRRLPKIPKGTRDFGKEQMAIRERAFSIITSVFKMHGATALDTPVFELRETLMGKYGEDSKLIYDLADQGGELCSLRYDLTVPFARYVAMNSISALKRYQIAKVYRRDNPSKGRYREFYQCDFDIAGVYEPMEPDFEVIKVLTELLNQLDIGTYEIKLNHRKLLDGMLEICGVPPQKFRTVCSSIDKLDKQTFEQVKKELVDEKGISNETADEIGNLVKTRGPPLEVLMGLRKEGSKFMNNEGSVAALNELEILFKALDKANAIDKIVFDLSLARGLDYYTGVIYEAVFKGAAQVGSIAAGGRYDNLVGMFSGKQIPAVGVSLGIERVFAIMEQQEKEKNEKIRPTETEVLVSILGKDLTLAAELVSELWSAGIKAEFKLTTRVANHIKYALQSSIPWMVLVGESELQKGTVKLKDVEANQEYEVDRKDFVQELKNRLSRP
- the LOC8069506 gene encoding bifunctional protein FolD 2 yields the protein MAQIIDGKAIAADIRREVAADVAALSSAHGLVPGLAVVIVGSRKDSQTYVNMKRKACAEVGICSIDVDLPEDISEPALVAEVHRLNADPAVHGILVQLPLPKHINEEKILNEISIEKDVDGFHPLNIGKLAMKGREPLFQPCTPKGCMELLSRSGVTVKGKRAVVVGRSNIVGLPVSLLLLKEDATVSIVHSRTPDPESIVREADIVIAAAGQAMMIKGDWIKPGAAVIDVGTNSVDDPTRKSGYRLVGDVDFAAVSKVAGYLTPVPGGVGPMTVAMLLKNTVDGAKRGIVE